Within the Dolichospermum compactum NIES-806 genome, the region AAAGAAACCGAACAGTTGGACTATGACCAAATCCGTGATTTAGCGATTAAAGAACGTCCTAAACTATTGATTTGTGGTTATTCAGCCTATCCTCGGATTATTGACTTTGAAAAGTTCCGCAGTATTGCTGATGAAGTTGGTGCTTACTTACTTGCAGATATTGCTCACATTGCTGGTTTAGTGGCTACTGGTCATCATCCCAATCCCCTGCCCTATTGTGACGTTGTTACAACTACAACTCATAAAACCTTACGTGGTCCAAGAGGTGGCTTGATTTTAACCCGTGATGCCGAATTGGGTAAAAGGCTGGATAAATCAGTGTTCCCGGGGACTCAAGGTGGACCACTAGAACACGTTATTGCTGGTAAGGCTGTGGCTTTTGGTGAAGCTCTCAAACCTGAGTTTACAGACTATTCTGGACGGGTAATTGCAAATGCTCGCGCAATGGCGACTCAACTACAAAACAGAGGCTTTAAATTAGTGTCTGATGGCACTGACAATCACTTGATGTTAGTAGATTTACGTTCTATTGGCATGACTGGGAAGAAAGGAGATCAACTAGTTAGCACTGTGAATATCACCGCGAATAAGAATACAGTTCCGTTTGATACTGAATCACCTTTTGTTACTAGTGGTTTAAGATTGGGTTCTCCAGCTATGACAACTAGAGGTTTCGGTGTGGCAGAATTTATGGAAGTTGCGAATATTATTAGCGATCGCCTACTTTCCCCCGATTCGGATACAGTAACTAAAGATTGTTTAATGAGAGTGGCCGCATTGTGCGATCGCTTCCCATTATATCCCCACCTGGAAATTCCCGTACCAGCCCTAGCTTAAGCAACCTTGGATTAGTGTAGGGTGGCCATTGTCCACCCTCTGTACTCTCTGTAACCCAGTTTTCATTATCATTTAATTGGGTGAATTTTTAATCTTAGACTGGCTAAATATCCTTCAATAGAAATTCTGGCATTAGCTAAAGGTGATAATAAGTCATCTCAACCAAGAATCATCCTTCTCAAATAATTTTTTACCAAATTTATGTCCAGTAAAATATCCGACATTAATTTATAAAAATAAAAAATAATATTAAGTTTAAATAAAGTTACTTTATATTTAATAGCTATTGGTGTAAAAACGAAAAATGCCAAGATATTTAAAAGTGTTGAGATTATTTTGGAGTGCTGCGATCGCCGCAGAAATGGAGTATCGGATCAATTTTATCATTTATGCTATCAGTAGCTTAGGTAATTTAGTTGGTAGTATTTTCAGTTTATTCCTATTTTACCGTACAGGTTACACTTTTTCGGGTTGGTCATGGGAATCAGCTTTAGTAGTTTTAGGAATTTTCACCCTATTACAAGGCTTTTCTGCTACCTTCCTAGCTCCCAACTTAAATCGAATTGTGCGTTATGTCCAAGAAGGGACTTTAGACTTTGTATTATTAAAACCTATTCGTAGTCAGTTTTGGTTATCTTTTAATACTATTTCTCCCTGGGGAATACCAGATTTAATCTTCGGTTTACTGATTATTATCTATGCTGGTACAAAACTTAACTTAGGCATTGACAAATACTTGCTGACTATTTTTCCTCTAGGTTGCGGTTTAGTTATTCTTTATAGCCTGTGGTTTATACTGGGAGCGACTAGCATTTGGTTCGTAAAAATCTATAATATTACCGAAGTATTAAGAGGAGTTTTAGAGGCTGGAAGATACCCAATTGCAGGCTATCCTGCCGCTTATCGCTTTTTCTTTACCTTCGTAATACCAGTAGCTTTTTTAACTACAATTCCTGCCCAAGCTATGTTAGGTCAAATTCAATTTACCTGGTTGCTAGGTGCAGGATTCTTAGCTTTGATCTTGTTTTTCATTTCTACCCAGTTTTGGCGGTTTGCTCTCCGTTTTTATACCAGTGCTTCTAGTTAATTGGATTCAGTAGACAAAAATCAAGATCCCCGACTTCTAATGACTTATTCTGAGAAGTTGGGGATCTGGGGAAAAATTAAGATCCCCGACTTCTGCTATCATCATCTCCAGAAATTATGACTTATTCTGAGAAGTCGGGGATCTGGGAGATATCCAAAACCTGACGATTACAACATATCAGGATCTTCACCCAGTTCTCGTAATCTAGCCGCCAACCTATCTGCTTTTGCCTTAGCTGCTTCTCCTTGAGACTTAGCCACCTCTGCTTGAGACTTAGCTGCTTCCTCTGGTAATAGAACTAAATTACCAGCAGCGCCATAAAACCGCCCCCAAATTGTAGTTTCCCTTTCTACCGTTCCTTCCCAAGTTCCCAACCATAAACCTAAACGTCTACTCCATAGCCAACCATGTTCATTGGGAATTAACGGCTGGTACTTTTGATTATGAGGGAAATGCCATCCTTGTAAAGAAAGAGGATTAAATGGATCATAGACAAAATAATCAGAGGTACGAAAAGTCTGTTCATAAAGGTCTTTTTTAAGCCTTTATCTATTGCTGCTGTAGAAGGTGACATTAATTCCACAATTACATCAGGATAGCGACCATTCTCGTCCTAAACTACCCAACCTTGTCGAGTGTTAGTACCATCAATATTGAGAACAACAAAGAAATCAGGACCACGAAAATCACGATTGCGAACCTAGGTGCTGCTGTAATAAATAAACATATTGCCCCCAGTAAAATAATCATTGCGATCGCACCAAAGCTGCTGCAATGATCGGATAAGGACATTCATTCCAGTCCGATGTCTATATGACTCCAAGGGTTCACCATCATCAAATATTAAATCTGTTGGTGGGTCATGGGTTTCACCATCGTCAAACACGAAATATGTGGATGAGTCAGGGACTTCCCCAGGCGATCGCATAAACAATAACATCTTCTTAGTCAAAGTTCAACAAAAACCTGGAATTGATATTTCCGCTAAAATCAACATCTGAGAACCGTTAAACAGGAGAAACCAGGCGTGCCTACACTCGGTGTTAATATTGACCATATCGCTACCATTCGTCAAGCACGGCGGACAGTAGAACCAGATCCCATAGCAGCAGCAATCCTAGCAGAATTAGCAGGTGCTGATGGCATTACCGCCCATTTGCGCGAAGATAGAAGACATATTCAAGATCGAGACGTGCGGCTATTGCGGCAAACAGTGAGAACCCATTTAAACTTAGAAATGGCAGCAACTCCAGAAATGTTAGCGATCGCTCTAGATATCAAACCCGATTATGTTACCCTAGTACCGGAAAAGCGGGAAGAGGTAACAACAGAAGGTGGTTTAAATATTGTCGGACAAATTGCTAGAATAGGAGAGATAGTTGATAAGTTGCAAAATGCTGGCATTCCCGTAAGTTTGTTTATTGATGCCGAACCACCACAAATTGAGGCATCTGTCAAGGTAAAAGCCAAATTTATTGAACTGCATACAGGACAATATGCAGAAGCCAAAGACGAAACAACTCGGCAAAAAGAACTAGCTTTATTAGCTCAAGGCTGTGAACAAGCCATTAAAGCAGGTTTACGGGTGAATGCAGGTCATGGACTCACCTACTGGAATGTTTACCCCATTGCCGCCCTTCCAGGTATGGAGGAACTCAATATTGGTCATACTATCATCAGTCGGGCAGCTTTAGTAGGTATGGAAAGAGCAGTCCGGGAAATGAAAGAGGCAATGCGGGGTAATTGGTAATTGGTAATTGGTAATTGGTAATTGGTAATTGGTAATTGGTAATTGGTAATTGGTAATTGGTAATTGGTAATTGGTAATTGGTAATTGGTAATTGGTAATTGGTAATTGGTAATTGGTAATTGGTAATTGGTAATTGGTAATTGGTAATTGGTAAAACTCCTATCATTTGCCTTTTACTTGTTAGACTAGTACATAACGGTGTAAATAAATCAACGG harbors:
- the glyA gene encoding serine hydroxymethyltransferase; the encoded protein is MTKTNSDLLKNSDPAINELINQELQRQRDHLELIASENFTSAAVLAAQGSVLTNKYAEGLPGKRYYGGCEFVDKIEQIAIDRAKQLFGAAHANVQPHSGAQANFAVFLTLLQPGDTIMGMDLSHGGHLTHGSPVNVSGKWFQVRHYGVSKETEQLDYDQIRDLAIKERPKLLICGYSAYPRIIDFEKFRSIADEVGAYLLADIAHIAGLVATGHHPNPLPYCDVVTTTTHKTLRGPRGGLILTRDAELGKRLDKSVFPGTQGGPLEHVIAGKAVAFGEALKPEFTDYSGRVIANARAMATQLQNRGFKLVSDGTDNHLMLVDLRSIGMTGKKGDQLVSTVNITANKNTVPFDTESPFVTSGLRLGSPAMTTRGFGVAEFMEVANIISDRLLSPDSDTVTKDCLMRVAALCDRFPLYPHLEIPVPALA
- a CDS encoding ABC transporter permease; translated protein: MPRYLKVLRLFWSAAIAAEMEYRINFIIYAISSLGNLVGSIFSLFLFYRTGYTFSGWSWESALVVLGIFTLLQGFSATFLAPNLNRIVRYVQEGTLDFVLLKPIRSQFWLSFNTISPWGIPDLIFGLLIIIYAGTKLNLGIDKYLLTIFPLGCGLVILYSLWFILGATSIWFVKIYNITEVLRGVLEAGRYPIAGYPAAYRFFFTFVIPVAFLTTIPAQAMLGQIQFTWLLGAGFLALILFFISTQFWRFALRFYTSASS
- a CDS encoding pyridoxine 5'-phosphate synthase: MPTLGVNIDHIATIRQARRTVEPDPIAAAILAELAGADGITAHLREDRRHIQDRDVRLLRQTVRTHLNLEMAATPEMLAIALDIKPDYVTLVPEKREEVTTEGGLNIVGQIARIGEIVDKLQNAGIPVSLFIDAEPPQIEASVKVKAKFIELHTGQYAEAKDETTRQKELALLAQGCEQAIKAGLRVNAGHGLTYWNVYPIAALPGMEELNIGHTIISRAALVGMERAVREMKEAMRGNW